From Acidimicrobiia bacterium, the proteins below share one genomic window:
- the greA gene encoding transcription elongation factor GreA, translating into MADDPIWLTPSAHHKLVEELEELTTEGRRLISERIAEARSHGDIRENADYDAAKNEQGLMEARIRKLQSILDTAFVQEVEDGDTVTVGSVVELKREDGGEMRVFVATQENRVEGYTLASPSSPLGAALLDARVGDTVSYEAPSGVFSVEIVSITPYEA; encoded by the coding sequence ATGGCTGACGATCCGATCTGGCTGACGCCTTCGGCACACCACAAGCTGGTCGAGGAGCTCGAGGAGCTGACGACCGAGGGACGCCGACTCATCTCCGAGCGCATCGCCGAGGCGCGCTCGCACGGCGACATCCGCGAGAACGCCGACTACGACGCCGCCAAGAACGAACAAGGGCTGATGGAAGCGCGGATCCGCAAGCTCCAGTCGATCCTGGACACCGCCTTCGTACAGGAAGTGGAGGACGGCGACACCGTGACGGTGGGATCGGTGGTCGAACTCAAGCGCGAGGACGGAGGCGAGATGCGGGTCTTCGTCGCCACCCAGGAGAACCGGGTCGAGGGCTACACACTCGCATCGCCGTCGAGCCCCCTCGGCGCTGCCCTGCTCGACGCCCGGGTCGGCGACACCGTCTCGTACGAGGCCCCCAGCGGCGTCTTCAGCGTCGAGATCGTGTCGATAACGCCCTACGAGGCGTAG
- the rpsT gene encoding 30S ribosomal protein S20, whose protein sequence is MANIESQIKRNRQTVKRHARNQTVRTELKTRVKAVLTAADAGDAEATETALRRAQKRIDTAAAMGVLHPNTANRKKSRLAKRAKQSRA, encoded by the coding sequence ATGGCCAACATCGAGTCACAGATCAAGCGCAACCGTCAGACGGTCAAGCGCCACGCCCGTAATCAGACGGTTCGCACCGAACTGAAGACGCGGGTGAAAGCCGTCCTCACCGCCGCTGACGCCGGCGACGCCGAGGCCACCGAGACGGCCCTGCGCCGAGCCCAGAAGCGCATCGACACCGCCGCCGCCATGGGAGTCCTGCACCCCAACACGGCGAACCGGAAGAAGTCGCGGCTCGCCAAGCGCGCCAAGCAGTCGCGCGCCTGA